In a single window of the Bacillota bacterium genome:
- a CDS encoding DUF2815 family protein, whose product MSNKVITGKVRFSYANVWEPKSVNGSDPKYSVSLIIPKSDKKTLQKVKAAIEAAKKDGISKLGGKIPANLKTPLRDGDVDRPDDEAYANSYFINANSYTKPGIVDKDVQPILDPTEFYSGCYGRASIVAYAYNANGTKGIAAGLQNLQKMEDGEPLGGRSRAEDDFGAVDDDDDILG is encoded by the coding sequence ATGTCTAATAAAGTTATCACAGGTAAGGTTAGATTCAGTTACGCCAACGTCTGGGAGCCGAAGAGTGTAAACGGCAGCGATCCCAAATACTCAGTCAGTTTAATTATCCCCAAATCCGATAAGAAGACCTTGCAAAAGGTTAAGGCTGCCATTGAAGCCGCTAAAAAGGACGGTATATCCAAGCTGGGAGGTAAAATCCCGGCTAACTTAAAAACACCCCTTCGGGACGGTGATGTGGACAGGCCAGATGATGAAGCGTACGCCAATAGCTACTTTATAAATGCTAACAGCTACACTAAACCGGGCATCGTTGATAAAGATGTCCAACCCATACTGGATCCTACCGAGTTTTACAGTGGATGCTACGGGAGAGCAAGTATAGTAGCCTATGCGTATAACGCCAACGGAACCAAAGGAATCGCCGCAGGCCTTCAAAATTTGCAAAAGATGGAAGATGGCGAGCCATTGGGCGGTAGAAGCAGAGCGGAAGATGACTTTGGTGCAGTGGACGATGATGACGATATCTTGGGTTAA
- a CDS encoding phage antirepressor, with the protein MENLQVIEQRDVFGKDFKIYGTPEEPLFLTKDVAAWIEYEKSSVHKLVAMVDEDEKVRKNVPTPGGAQETWFLTEDGLYEVLMQSRKPIAKKFKKKVKEILKDIRKHGMFVADKLLDEMLHNPDLGIKMFTEYKAAKERAKQMELENAQNKQIIGELKPKASYYDMILQNKSLVPISKIAKDYGMSGIAMNKLLHQLGVQYKMGNTWLLYQEYADMGYTQSKTHAIDAERSVMHTYWTQKGRLFLYDLLKNEKGLLPVIERANKSA; encoded by the coding sequence ATGGAAAATTTACAGGTGATTGAGCAAAGGGATGTATTCGGTAAGGATTTTAAGATTTATGGCACACCGGAAGAGCCGTTATTCCTGACTAAAGATGTGGCTGCTTGGATTGAGTACGAAAAATCCAGTGTTCATAAGCTGGTAGCCATGGTGGATGAAGATGAAAAGGTTCGGAAGAATGTTCCGACCCCCGGTGGAGCCCAGGAAACGTGGTTCTTAACCGAAGACGGTTTATATGAAGTGTTGATGCAATCCAGGAAGCCCATTGCCAAAAAGTTCAAAAAGAAAGTCAAAGAGATTTTAAAGGATATCCGCAAACACGGCATGTTTGTAGCCGATAAGCTTTTAGATGAAATGTTACACAACCCAGACCTGGGCATTAAGATGTTCACAGAATATAAAGCAGCCAAAGAAAGGGCCAAACAGATGGAACTGGAAAACGCTCAAAATAAGCAAATCATCGGTGAGCTAAAGCCCAAGGCATCCTATTACGATATGATTTTGCAAAATAAATCTCTGGTACCCATCAGCAAGATTGCCAAGGATTACGGTATGTCGGGAATCGCTATGAACAAGCTGCTCCACCAATTAGGGGTGCAGTACAAAATGGGCAACACCTGGCTTTTATATCAAGAATACGCTGACATGGGCTACACCCAGTCAAAGACGCATGCTATTGATGCTGAAAGAAGCGTCATGCATACCTACTGGACTCAGAAAGGGAGACTGTTTCTCTACGACCTATTGAAAAATGAAAAAGGCTTACTGCCGGTAATTGAAAGGGCCAACAAATCCGCATAA
- a CDS encoding DUF3310 domain-containing protein: MDKVNPDHYKKGGIETIDYIKAKLTQEQFKGYLTGNVIKYLSRHEQKNGKEDLLKARWYLNRLLAEKPKEKPFIYVCSPLKGDVERNIQKAIGYSRHVYIQGGIPMTPHVNFTTFLDDTIPEDRTAGIQMGMQLLLKCDELWAFGEKISKGMAAEIAAAKNLGLVVRRFNDRYQPLEVCDGGS; encoded by the coding sequence ATGGATAAAGTCAACCCCGATCATTATAAAAAAGGTGGCATAGAGACAATTGACTATATTAAGGCCAAGCTTACGCAGGAGCAGTTTAAAGGATACCTGACGGGAAACGTGATTAAATACCTGTCCCGCCATGAACAGAAAAACGGCAAGGAAGATTTATTAAAAGCCCGGTGGTATCTAAACCGGTTGCTGGCAGAAAAGCCAAAGGAGAAACCCTTTATCTATGTATGTTCGCCCTTAAAGGGAGATGTAGAAAGGAACATTCAAAAAGCTATCGGCTACTCAAGGCACGTTTACATCCAGGGCGGTATCCCCATGACCCCGCATGTGAATTTCACTACTTTTCTGGACGATACCATCCCGGAAGATAGAACTGCCGGAATCCAGATGGGCATGCAGCTGCTATTAAAATGTGATGAACTGTGGGCCTTCGGAGAGAAAATCTCTAAAGGCATGGCAGCTGAAATAGCTGCTGCTAAAAACTTAGGATTGGTTGTGCGCCGCTTTAATGACCGCTACCAGCCTTTGGAGGTGTGTGATGGTGGATCCTAA